A single region of the Chelmon rostratus isolate fCheRos1 chromosome 5, fCheRos1.pri, whole genome shotgun sequence genome encodes:
- the LOC121606390 gene encoding fibrous sheath CABYR-binding protein-like: protein MPSRWKKNKRRMRRVQAQRRALEEQHAANPPVKASPGIAVSAPPAATPKVEAKTPAPAPVKIPEPVPIAVPIVETPEVELKPEPVAEPVPVQAPEPEAVVLEQTAAEVEVEVPAPVAEEAPVVEAPPAEPAVVEAEIVQEDEPEIIPEAKPVAEVTPPVETPVEAPVETESQTEETTTITTETEQTHNVCEPETEVEAEALAEDDAAIEAEAVVEVAAAEATEEPAAEAQTVEAEPAADEEVTEPAVESVEEAVAEVPEPEQETEATVSPAAAEEDDAEVEVLAKEEAPEVPAEPITMTEDAPVQPVEVPVVPVTVPEAPVEEAEAPETEVKEAPAIQDTADSLVDDFVVTESASAVEVAIAESAAAVQPEIVEMSDTLNTQSESMAVTPAEPEPAPAEAMVIDTIVEQTRLDVLSEQPKSEICDMPCQMQLAVESAEMSVEASLNGHIVPEVSIEG, encoded by the exons ATGCCCAGCAGGTGGAAGAAGAACAAGCGTCGTATGAGGAGAGTG CAGGCCCAGAGGAGAGCCCTCGAAGAGCAGCATGCAGCCAACCCACCGGTCAAAGCAAGCCCTGGGATTGCAGTGAGTGCGCCCCCGGCGGCAACCCCGAAGGTAGAGGCTAAAACTCCCGCACCAGCTCCAGTAAAGATCCCAGAGCCCGTTCCCATTGCTGTCCCCATTGTGGAGACCCCCGAGGTAGAACTAAAGCCAGAACCTGTCGCAGAGCCCGTCCCAGTCCAGGCACCAGAGCCAGAGGCTGTGGTGTTggaacagactgcagcagaagtCGAGGTTGAAGTCCCAGCCCCAGTCGCTGAAGAAGCACCAGTCGTTGAGGCGCCACCAGCGGAGCCCGCTGTAGTCGAAGCTGAGATCGTACAGGAGGACGAACCTGAAATCATTCCCGAAGCAAAACCAGTAGCTGAG GTCACACCCCCAGTTGAGACTCCAGTGGAGGCTCCTGTTGAGACTGAG AGCCAGACAGAGGAGACTACAACCATCACCACAGAGACTGAACAG ACGCATAATGTCTGCGAGCCAGAGACTGAAGTGGAGGCCGAGGCCTTGGCAGAGGACGACGCAGCCATTGAGGCTGAGGCTGTGGTGGAAGTGGCCGCCGCAGAGGCCACCGAAGAACCGGCGGCAGAAGCACAGACCGTTGAAGCAGAACCCGCCGCAGACGAGGAGGTTACAGAGCCAGCGGTGGAATCGGTGGAGGAGGCTGTCGCAGAGGTACCTGAGCCAGAACAGGAGACTGAGGCCACTGTCAGTCCTGCAGCCGCAGAAGAGGATGACGCTGAAGTAGAAGTGTTGGCTAAAGAAGAGGCACCAGAAGTCCCAGCTGAGCCTATTACAATGACAGAG GATGCTCCTGTCCAGCCTGTGGAAGTCCCAGTG GTGCCAGTCACTGTCCCTGAAGCTCCAGTAGAAGAAGCTGAAGCCCCCGAAACTGAAGTGAAAGAG GCTCCCGCCATCCAGGACACCGCTGACAGCCTGGTCGACGACTTTGTTGTCACAGAATCTGCCTCAGCAGTGGAGGTGGCCATTGctgagtctgctgctgctgtccagccG GAAATTGTGGAAATGAGTGACACCCTCAACACCCAGTCAGAATCTATGGCTGTGACGCCCGCTGAGCCTGAGCCTGCCCCTGCAGAGGCAATGGTGATT GATACCATCGTTGAGCAGACACGTCTGGATGTGCTGTCAGAACAGCCTAAGTCAGAAATCTGTGACATGCCATGTCAGATGCAGCTCGCTGTAGAGTCTGCGGAGATGTCGGTGGAGGCTTCTCTGAACGGACACATTGTTCCAGAGGTCTCCATTGAGGGCTAG